One Lagopus muta isolate bLagMut1 chromosome 10, bLagMut1 primary, whole genome shotgun sequence DNA segment encodes these proteins:
- the NOX5 gene encoding NADPH oxidase 5, which produces MSTAEDAAWLSWVTERFQSIAGQGEEIGLEEFKAALQVKESFFAERFFALFDVDGSGTISLGELHSALRLLLHGTAADKLRFLFQVYDVDGSGSIDAAELLLVLQACLRESEISLPPQRLHDMAGVLLEAADKDGNGSITFQELQQQLEAFPGLMESLTISAASWLKPPAPTRQSRRPRCLTSWYWHNRRAQLAFLGGYVSLNLLLFILAALQHVSRSGWVAVARGCGQCLNFNCAFIAVPMLRRCLTRLRATAAGRALPLERCVSLHQLLGSAVLALAVLHTGAHVANFGRLAQAGHGALSELLLMAHPGGGGLGGTAPQTGLALQVLLFAMLTFSSPCVRRGGHFELFYWSHLSYIIIWALLFFHAPNFWKWFLVPGGLFVLEKAVGTAVSRAMGLRIVEVHLLPSQVTHLVIQRPHSFRYEPGDYVYLNIPAIAAYEWHPFSISSAPEQQDTIWLHIRSLGQWTTRLYEFFRQPELLQLHGSLERKRWWQQVQPTPCTTPGTLGCSVPSTGDAAIELTSYRRSGAPTTTRGTEDGHRDQDTSLQVVSVELGENQQLCSIKCYIDGPYGTPTRRIFTSEHAVLIGAGIGITPFASILQSIMYRYRQRKQSCPERETLWDEDMALRKVDFIWINRDQQHFEWFLDLLAALELQQEEQEPGGRFLELHLYMTSALGRSDVKAVGLQLALDLLAAKEQKDSITGLRTRTQPGRPDWSQVLGRVAEEKKGKVHVFFCGSPALAKVVRVHCERFGFRFFKENF; this is translated from the exons ATGAGCACAGCTGAGGATGCAGCGTGGCTGAGCTGGGTGACGGAGCGCTTCCAGAGCATCGCAGGGCAGGGTGAGGAAATCGgcctggaggagttcaaggctGCCCTTCAGGTGAAGGAG TCCTTCTTTGCTGAGCGTTTCTTCGCGCTGTTTGACGTGGATGGCAGTGGTACCATCAGCCTGGGGGAGCTGCACAGCGCCCTGAGATTGCTGCTGCACGGCACTGCTGCTGACAAGCTGCGCTTCCTCTTCCAAGTCTACGACGTCGATG gcagcGGCTCCATCGACGCGGCCGagctgctcctggtgctgcaggcCTGCCTGCGTGAGAGCGAGATCTCACTGCCACCGCAGCGCCTGCACGACATGGCCGGGGTGCTGCTCGAAGCAGCCGACAAGGATGGCAACGGCTCCATCACcttccaggagctgcagcagcagctggaggccTTCCCGGGGCTGATGGAGAGCCTGACCATCAG tgctgccagctggctGAAGCCCCCAGCACCGACACGGCAGAGCCGGCGGCCGCGCTGCCTGACTTCGTGGTACTGGCACAACCGCCGTGCCCAGCTCGCCTTCCTCGGGGGCTACGTCAGCCTCAACCTGCTGCTCTTCATcctggctgccctgcagcacgtCAGCCGCAGCGGGTGGGTGGCGGTGGCCAGGGGCTGTGGGCAGTGCCTCAACTTCAACTGCGCCTTCATCGCC GTGCCGATGCTGCGGCGCTGCCTGACCCGGCTGCGTGCCACCGCCGCTGGCAGAGCGCTGCCCCTGGAGCGCTGCGTGAgcctccatcagctgctggggAGCGCCGTGCTGGCGCTGGCCGTGCTGCACACCGGAGCGCACGTGGCCAACTTCG GCAGGCTGGCACAGGCTGGGCACGGTGCCCTCTCCGAGCTCCTGCTGATGGCGCATCCCGGTGGTGGGGGGCTCGgtggcacagccccacagaccGGGCTGgccctgcaggtgctgctgtttgcCATGCTCACCTTCTCCAGCCCCTGCGTCCGCCGTGGTGGGCACTTCGAG CTTTTCTACTGGAGCCACCTCTCCTACATCATCATCTGGGCTCTGCTCTTCTTCCATGCTCCCAACTTCTGGAAGTGGTTTTTGGTTCCTGGGGGCCTCTTTGTGCTGGagaaggcagtgggcacagctgtgTCTCGTGCCATGGGGCTGCGCATCGTGGAGGTCCACCTGCTGCCTTCCCAG GTCACCCACCTGGTGATCCAGCGGCCACATTCCTTCCGCTACGAGCCCGGGGACTACGTCTACCTGAACATCCCAGCCATTGCTGCCTATGAATGGCACCCATTCAGCAtcagcagtgctcctgagcagcaAG ACACCATCTGGCTGCACATCCGCTCTCTGGGGCAGTGGACCACACGGCTCTACGAGTTCTTCAGGCAgcctgagctcctgcagctccacgGGAGCCTGGAAAGGAAGAGGTGGTGGCAGCAGGTGCAG CCCACTCCCTGCACTACCCCAGGCACACTGGGAtgctctgtgcccagcactgGGGATGCAGCCATTGAACTGACATCGTACCGACGCAGTGGGGCACCCACCACCACCCGAGGGACCGAGGATGGGCACAGGGACCAGGACACATCCCTGCAGGTG GTTTCTGTGGAGCTGGGTGAgaaccagcagctctgcagcatcaaG TGCTACATTGATGGCCCCTACGGGACCCCGACACGCCGGATCTTCACCTCAgagcatgctgtgctcatcGGTGCTGGCATTGGCATCACTCCCTTTGCATCCATCCTGCAGAGCATCATGTACAG GTACCGccagaggaagcagagctgccccGAACGTGAGACCCTGTGGGATGAGGACATGGCACTCAGGAAG GTTGATTTCATCTGGATCAACCGGGACCAGCAGCATTTTGAATGgttccttgacctgctggctgcgctggagctgcagcaggaggagcaggagccGGGAG GGCGCTTCCTGGAGCTGCACCTGTACATGACATCAGCGCTGGGCAGGAGTGATGTGAAGGcggtggggctgcagctggccCTGGACCTGCTGGCCGCCAAGGAGCAGAAGGACTCCATCACGGGGCTGCGCACCCGCACACAGCCCGGCCGCCCCGACTGGAGCCAG GTGTTGGGCAGGGTGGCAGAGGAGAAGAAGGGCAAGGTGCACGTGTTCTTCTGTGGCTCGCCGGCTTTGGCCAAAGTGGTCAGAGTGCACTGCGAGCGTTTCGGCTTCCGCTTCTTCAAGGAGAACTTCTAA